DNA from Bifidobacteriaceae bacterium:
CCGACCCCGCAGCCAACAAGCCCGCAGCCAGCAAACCCGCGTCCAACAAGCCCGAAATCCGCGCAACCGACAACCCGACCCCCAGTCAGACCCGCGCCCCGCGCCGGTAAACCTCAACCGGCACCAGGTCCGAATCGGCCAGGACCAGGTCCGCCGCGCGCCCCGGCGCCAGCGAGCCGAACTCCAGCGACCGCCCGAGCACCCGCGCGGGAACCAGCGAGGCCGCCGCCACTGCGTCCTCCAACGCCACGCCGCTGTCCCGCCAGGCCGACCGCACCACGTCGATCAGGTGCGCGGTCCCACCCGCAATCGAGTCGCCCTCCGTCAGCCGGGCCACGCCCCCCGCCACCGTCACCGCCGCCGGCCCCAACTGGTATTGCCCGTCCGGCATCCCCGCCGCCGCCATCGCGTCCGTCACCAGCGCCACGCTCGCCGGTCCCACCATCGCGAACACGTCCAACACCGTCCGAGGGTCCAGATGCACCCCGTCGGCTATCAGTTCCACCACCATCGCCCCGCGGGCCGCCTGCGCCAAAGCCTCCAGCGCCGGCCCCGGCCGCCGGTGGTGGACGGGCGGCATCCCGTTGAACAGGTGGGTCGCCGTCGCCATCCGCCCGAACCGCGCGCCGGCCCGCGCCAGCTCCGCGTCCGCCGCTCCCACCGCCAACCCCATTTCCTCAGCCGTGCACACCGTGTGCCCGAACGACGGCACCGCCCCCGCCTCCGCCAACGCCCGTATCACGTTCTCAGCGCCCGATGCCGTGCCCCCGTCCCCAGCCCCATCCCCCGCCCCAGCGGCGTCCGTCGGGAGAATCCCCGGCAACTCCGGCGCGAGGGTCATGACCGCGAATCCGCCGCGCGCGGCCTTGGCGACCCGTCGCACCAGGCGCGGGTTCGGCATCTGCATTTTGGCGGGATCTTGCGCCCCCGCCCGATCCTTCGACAGGAACGGGCCCTCCAGGTGGATGCCAGCCAATTCGCCCGCCACGTAGAGCTGCGACAGCAATGCGGCTTGCCGGGTCAGGGTTTCGGGGGCGTCGGTGACCAGCGAGGCCACCAGCGAGGTGGTCCCATGCCGCCGGTGCTCCATGACCGCCACCATGGCCTGCTCCACGCTGACCGCGTCCGGGAAGGATTGGCCACCGCCGCCGTGGCAGTGGATGTCGACCAGGCCGGGCAGGATGAGTCCGTCCCAACGCCGGGCCTCCTTCAAGGCGTTCAGAGAGTCGACGGCAAACCGGTCCGGGTTGTACTCGTTGAGCGTTTGCTCCAGTTCCAGGACGGCCTGGTAGTCGCCGGCTGCCGCGATCGCGCCTTCCCGGATCAAGACCACGGCGTCCGGCACCTGCCGCAAGGCCACGCTGGACGAGTCCCAAGGCGGCGCAGTCGGC
Protein-coding regions in this window:
- a CDS encoding amidohydrolase family protein, giving the protein MTSSAGRGDPSAVWAIRGPAVLPVKTRRDDEDQDYAGEFDGDFGDGGAGDREGPDGQAWARMREHDRDAPTAPPWDSSSVALRQVPDAVVLIREGAIAAAGDYQAVLELEQTLNEYNPDRFAVDSLNALKEARRWDGLILPGLVDIHCHGGGGQSFPDAVSVEQAMVAVMEHRRHGTTSLVASLVTDAPETLTRQAALLSQLYVAGELAGIHLEGPFLSKDRAGAQDPAKMQMPNPRLVRRVAKAARGGFAVMTLAPELPGILPTDAAGAGDGAGDGGTASGAENVIRALAEAGAVPSFGHTVCTAEEMGLAVGAADAELARAGARFGRMATATHLFNGMPPVHHRRPGPALEALAQAARGAMVVELIADGVHLDPRTVLDVFAMVGPASVALVTDAMAAAGMPDGQYQLGPAAVTVAGGVARLTEGDSIAGGTAHLIDVVRSAWRDSGVALEDAVAAASLVPARVLGRSLEFGSLAPGRAADLVLADSDLVPVEVYRRGARV